One Thermoplasmata archaeon DNA window includes the following coding sequences:
- the tpiA gene encoding triose-phosphate isomerase, whose amino-acid sequence MPSVLARSARTRPPTTDPTFLGSPLLVVNLKSYAEALGTGAEQIGALLGVCGRAAGVAVAIAPATTDLRDLATTLSIPVLAQHVDPVDAGAHTGYTVPEAVQAAGARGSLVNHSEHPLSRAQVDAAVRRLGKLGLSAVVCARDVLAAARLSRSKPPYLAIEPPELIGGRRSVTTARPKVVSESVDAVHRVAPRTRVLCGAGVHDRRDVARALELGSEGVLVASAVATSATPRAAIEELLAGF is encoded by the coding sequence ATGCCATCTGTTCTCGCCCGAAGCGCGCGCACGCGGCCGCCCACCACTGATCCCACCTTCCTAGGCTCGCCTCTTCTCGTCGTCAATCTGAAGTCGTACGCGGAGGCGCTCGGGACGGGTGCCGAACAGATCGGCGCGTTGCTCGGTGTCTGCGGACGGGCCGCGGGCGTGGCGGTCGCTATCGCTCCAGCCACGACCGACCTGCGAGACCTCGCCACCACCCTCTCGATACCGGTCCTCGCCCAGCATGTGGACCCGGTGGACGCAGGGGCCCACACCGGATACACCGTTCCCGAGGCCGTCCAGGCCGCGGGGGCTCGCGGAAGCCTTGTCAACCATTCCGAACACCCTCTTTCCCGGGCACAGGTGGACGCGGCCGTGAGGCGTCTCGGCAAGCTTGGTCTGAGCGCGGTCGTATGCGCCCGCGACGTCCTCGCGGCAGCCCGCCTTTCCCGATCGAAGCCTCCGTACCTCGCCATCGAGCCTCCCGAGCTCATCGGAGGCCGGCGCTCCGTCACGACCGCTCGGCCCAAGGTGGTGTCCGAATCGGTGGACGCAGTTCATCGCGTCGCGCCCCGGACCCGGGTGCTCTGCGGTGCGGGAGTCCACGACCGAAGGGACGTCGCGCGGGCGCTCGAGCTCGGTAGCGAAGGCGTCCTCGTCGCGAGCGCGGTCGCGACCTCCGCCACCCCACGCGCTGCCATCGAAGAGCTGCTCGCGGGATTCTAG